In Scomber japonicus isolate fScoJap1 chromosome 20, fScoJap1.pri, whole genome shotgun sequence, the genomic window TCTAttctaaaaactaaaattttATTTTAGGTAGTCTTCAAGTTAGTGTGTCCCTGGTTACAAGTATTTATCTAAAAAGGGGTTAGTGTCATTTCATCAAAACAGTgaatgaaaaatagaaaaacaccTGCTTCTCTGTGAAGGATTTCACTTTTAATCTTAAtagaaaatacagtaaatacaaagaGTCTTTAAAAAAGATGTGGATATTGAACAAAGATGTTCACAGTTGTTTCATATTTAGTGTGACTAACTTCAACAAATGCAACAGAACAGATACAAGTCGATCCATTTGTGACTCACTCAGCTTTACTTTCTCTTTGCAGCTGAAGCCGAACAGGGACCTTTATTTTATCTCTGTACTCCGTAACAGAAAATAtttaagaacttttttttttttttacaacaaacTCTAGACTATTGTTGGATACAAAAagagctttaattattattcctATGATGAAGGCATCAGATTAGATTTGTCATTTCTTCCTTCGATGTTGAGTCTTTATCTCGTCCGCTTCTTTCCCCACCAGGTGGTAATTTACTGTAGTCTCTGTCAACTAGAGGGCAAATATCAAATACATCTTTGATAAGACACAAAATTACAATCATAGTCACTAGGAGGAAGACCTTAACTCTGCCTtattgtataaatatatatcatcATTAATACATTCAAATATGTTCAGTTCTCACCATGTCAAGGAGAATTTCAATCTTTAGTTTCAAGAGgttgttctcctcctccagctgcccATTCCTTTTCTTTAGCCGCTGCAATTCCCTACTGGATCCATTCCCACCAGATTCTGGTTTTAAGTGACACAGGAGGATGAATTAATGCTGTGTTAGGACATTCGGAGGAAGACAATTATCCAGCAGATATAGCAGTAAACAGCAATGTATGTGTGAAGTTCTCTGTATGAACCAGCTCCTGCACTAGTTTCTATTCAACCCATCAAAGTCATTACCTGTTATCCACTGTCCTTCTTCAAATTTCCAGCTCTGGCCTCCAATGTTCATTACTGGAGGTCCATACTCAATGCCAAGCTCTACTTCCCTTGTTGAGCGATCCAACTAAAatggaaagagacagaaagagaaaatagatCAATCTGCATGTTTGCTCAATACACGATACTATTAGCCAACATGGTGTCAAGCTGCAGCTCCTTATGCACGATTCACATCTCAGCAGCCTCAAAATACTACAACACTAAAGTTAGTTAGGGAAAGTCAAGAACCACATCCAGAAAAAAATAAGTGGTTAATAGCAGTAGTGatttttgtcacttttcatAAGCAAACTAAAGTTTCCATCTGAAAGTGGGTTCAAACAGCATGAAGGCTTTTGCTACAATGATTCAACACTCGTTCATATGTAGGCTATAACAGGTGGAAACAACTATAATAAACTAACTTCAGCGTCGTTAATTAGCTTTTTTTATCCTCTGTATATGTTCCCCTGAGCCATTGAGTTCAGTTAATAAGAGGTGAAATAGGAGATGAGGGTATAGGCTTTAGTACTTACCGAGTGAAGGCTGGACAGAGATGCACATTTACGAGGAGGAATCTTCTTCGGGCTGAATGTGTTACCAAAGAGCGGCATCTTCAGCGAGTTTTTAAGATCCTGGATAAGAGATGGCACACCAATGGCAGCCTCAGTATTTATTGAGATAACAGCAGCCACAGTAACGTTGTGTTTGTTGTTATCAACAGACCAAGCTAACGCTAATGCTAGTTACCTAACATAAACTCGCTGTGAGTTCTACTCATACGTGACATTTAATTGAAACTGTCGACTGCCTCACTGATGGGTTAGTAGTTGTAGTATCACTGAAAAAACATAGCTAGTATATTTACCTCCATACAGTCTATTTATTAAAAGTCTTAACGTCGTGTGtgaatttattttctctcccaACAAAACCATGCTTGCTACTGCGCAAGTGTGAAAGTTCCATTTGTTAAAATAGGCAAGCCTCAGTTATTGCACAGCTGCACTATGTAGCAGTTGGAAGAGTTGACACAGAAAGATGTGGTTTAAGGAAATTAAGTAAGTATAACTTAGCGCTGGCATGTTCAATTTAAGGCATTGTATGCATATTCTAATAGTTGTTGTCGCATGTGAATAACATGAATGCCCCCATGTTGGAGAAATAGTGGAACCATCCATGAAACGTAAGCGCGTCACCATGGTGATCGCGTCACTCGAcctttttaaggttttttttttatcatttacttATGTagtcagaaaaaaatgtttcgGAAAGTTTACTTGTCGAAAACAATGTTTTGCTTTGCACTAGACgacaaactttttttaaaaaaacatagaactaagcaaaatgaaatgtgccTTTAATGAATGATATATAGAACAATGACCACGCCTCTTTCTTATCAagccccagtggcctaatggataaggcactggcctcctaagccagggattgtgggttcgagtcccatctggggtgaacatttacattttctctcttgGACGAAGAAGTTCAAACAAGGATTATTCACTTTAATTATGTTAACGAAAAATGTGTCAGCCCACTACAAATAACAGAAACCGGTGAAATCGCACGGCGTCGTCGTCGCTCTCAATATAGAAGTGACCGtaataagacatttttattcactGAAATTCATGAGAGGCAGAGATTTGCAGGAAATTATCATCTGTTATGGAGAAGCGCAGCATGACACTGTGCATACTGCTGAGCACTTTGGCTGCATCGGTGCAAACTTACCGTGAGTAACGGTGGCTTGCTGTATGTGAACGTGACGGAAAACTTTGAAGACATTATAATTTAGTTGAACCTATTCTGTTGAAAAAGAAAGGCTGTTTGTTTAGCTATATAGAAAATAGACAGGTTCAAGTCGTGCTGACTATCATTCCTAAATTAGATTTTATAAAAtgctatttttgtttgttctatCTGTTCCATGTTGTTTCTATTCAATTCTATTTTCCATAAACTATAGGCTattattaaatatacatttttcaaacatcTTTGTCATACTGAAAATGATACATCATGATTAGAATATATACTTAgaaaattaacat contains:
- the cby1 gene encoding protein chibby homolog 1, which encodes MEDLKNSLKMPLFGNTFSPKKIPPRKCASLSSLHSLDRSTREVELGIEYGPPVMNIGGQSWKFEEGQWITESGGNGSSRELQRLKKRNGQLEEENNLLKLKIEILLDMLTETTVNYHLVGKEADEIKTQHRRKK